CCCCCTACTTTAATTTAACTAATCCCACAGTAGCCCCCTATGCAGGCAAGGGAGAGGTCAGACTGCGAATCTCTGCTAAAGCCACAGACGCAACAACCGCAGAAGCTTTAATTGCACCCATTGAAAAACAACTAAGAGAAATCGCTGGCTTAGATTATTATGGCATTGACAATGACACCCTTGCTGCTGTCGTTGGTAATTTCTTAAAGTCTGCGGGAGCAACCCTATCTGTAGCCGAATCTTGCACCGGTGGGGGACTGGGGCAAATGTTAACGGAAATTTCTGGTAGTTCTGATTACTTTTGGGGTGGGGTAATTGCCTACGATAATTCTGTCAAAGTTGGACTATTAGGAGTCAACCCAGAGGATTTAGAGGAATTTGGGGCAGTAAGTGCGACAGTAGCTGAACAAATGGCTATTGGCGTTAAAAATCGGCTTTCAACCACTTGGGGATTAAGTATTACAGGCATTGCTGGACCAACCGGGGGAACCCAAACCAAACCAGTGGGTTTAGTCTATATTGGTTTAGCTGGTCCTGGTAATGAAGTAATCAGTTTTGAACATCGCTTCGGAACAATTCGGGGACGGTCTTTAATTCGTTATGTAAGTGCAAATACAGCCTTAGATCATCTGCGGCGACATCTGCTCACAAGCTAGTAGTCTGTTAACCCGAAAATGATTGGGGGTGGGGAGGTGGGGGAGGTAGGGGAGGTGGGGGAGGTAGGGGAGGTAGGGGATGTAGGGGGAGTAGGGGAGGTAGGGGGAGTAGGGGATGTAGGGGGAGTAGGGGAGGGAAGAACAGAGGTTTTTTCCGATCATTTCCTAGTCTCTGACTAGGAATGCAGTTAATGAGGCTCTGCCTCTAATATCATTGAAGTCAGAGCCTTCTAAAACTCATTCCCAGTCTCTGACTGGGAATGAGATGACTTGAGTTCTTTACCACATCTCGTTCCTAGTCTCTGACTAGGAATGCAGTTAATGAGGCTCTGCCTCTAATATCATTGAAGTCAGAGCCTTCTAGCCCACATTCAGCATGAGTAAATATACTCAAAATATTTTTCCCAGCAGGTTATTTTGTCAAAAAAAGAATTTCATAAAACAGCTAAAACCCAATCATAATAACCAGTTCATGCTTTTTGCTATCTAGGTCGGTATTCAATGAATTTAATCTCAAACCAACTAATTTATTGACATTATTCTCAATAAACTTGATTCGAGCTTTAAATATATCGGCGATCGCTCTAATATAGAATTGCGTGTCATTGTCTGAAAGCCTTGTTATCATTGGGTTATGGATAATTCCGAAAATTCAAAAAACACCTGCGGAATGTGGGTTCTAGAACTCATTCCCAGTCAGAGACTGGGAACGAGTTGAACGAGGTTGGGTTAAGCGACAGCGCAACCCAACCTAGCAAAAATGGACAAGGTATTGATTACTTACTTACAGGTTCTAATTGTAGACTTATTACTTTTTGTTCTTGTTCTTGTTGCTGAAATTCTGTCAATTCTGATTCTATTTCTGCCTTGACTTCATGACGGAACTTGAAAAAATGTTCACCTGTACCCAAAGCAATTAAATAATCATATAATAGATGAGGTTTTTGCCGTGCCATTGTTATTAATTGCTGCCAAAAAACAAACCGTGTAGAACGCAAAAATCCCTGTCGCCAACAAATAGACATTAAAAATTGGAACTCTGGTTTTGTTAAATTTCTTTCATATTTAGCCCGCCAACCTTCCATCATCATAAAATGCCGAAAAGTCCGTTTTAGGTAGGGCATGGGTTCATATAAATTCCAAAAAGCATCAACAAACTCCTCGGCAATTTCCGACATTGGCCGAGTGGGAACAAAATTCATTAAGGCTTTTTGAGAACCCACAAATTCACCTAAACCATCCCTTAACCGTCCTTCTTTTTGCAAGCGAGTCCACATGGCTGTATTGGGTAATGCTTGCAATAAGTTAAGATGGGCTTGGGGAATACAAGTTGCTTCTACAAACTCTTGAATCCGTTTACCTGCACCTGGTTTTTCACCATCAAATCCTAAGATAAAACCAGACATAATTTGTAATCCGGCTTTAGTAATTTTATGGCAGGATTCAACTAAGGAATTGCGGGTATTTTGTGGTTTATTAATTCCGACTAAACTATCTACATCAGGGGTTTCAATTCCCATAAACACCTGCACAAAACCAGCTTTTACCATTAGTTCTAGTAATTCGTCATCTTCTGCTAAATTTAAAGAAGCTTCTGTTAATAATGCAAAAGGATAATTACGTTCTTCCATCCAGGGAATTAATGCTCTTAGAAAGACCTTAGCATTGCGTTTATTGCCAATAAAGTTATCATCAACTATAAATACATAACGCCACCAACCCATCTGATACAAAGCATCTAATTCGGCGAGGATTTGTTCTGGGGTTTTTGTCCGGGGTTTGCGACCGAAAAGGGTAATAATATCGCAAAATTCACATTGGAATGGACAACCCCGGGAAAATTGCACCGTCATGGCTATATAAGCATTTAAGTCTAATAAATCAAATCGAGGTAAGGGGGTTGTGGTGACATCGGGTTTTTCTGTAGCGCGAAAAATCCCTTTTTCTTCTCCCTTTTCTAAAGCCTCTACAAACATGGGAATAGTAATTTCCCCTTCATCTAAAATTAAATAATCTGCGCCGGCTTCAAGAACAAATTCTGGTACAGATGTGGCAAATGGTCCACCCACTGCCACTTTTTTACCTAACGCCTTACCTTTTCTAATTAATTCACCAAAATCCTGTTGCTGAATGATCATTGCAGAAATGATGACTATATCGCACCATTCCCAATCTGCATCTGTTTCTAGACGGACATTGCGATCGCTCAATCTGAATTCCCAATCACTCGGTAACATTGCTGCCACCGTGATTAACCCTAATGGGGGATTCGTAGATCGTAACCCAGCTAAATCAATGGTTTCCTGATAAGACCAAAAAGAATTAGGCATTATCGGCCAGATTAATAAAGCTTTCATTAAGTATATTTCCCTGAGTTGTTTTTGATCAAAACCTATTTAATTTGAACTATAAAAGTTAGGTCAGTTGGTTTTTATCTCTCTGGAGGTACAGATTCTTTTAGTTTTATATTTAAGAAAAGAAATAGATAAGGTAAAGATAAATTACAGTTCAGCAAACAAAATTTATTTACGTCTCAAATCTGAGATAAAATATTTGGTAAATTTACTTAAAAATGGTTATAATATTATTTTCTTAAATTGATGCGTGTTATTAGCAAAAAAATACTTAGGGACTTTTGGGAAAAGCACTCCCTAGCAGAATCAGGACTTTTACTATGGTATCAACGTATATCTGATTCTCAATTGGAAAAGTTTAATGATGTCAGACAAATTTTTCCATCAGCAGATTTAGTTGGTAACTTTACTGTTTTTAATATCAAAGGTAATCATTATCGTTTGATAACCTATATAGATTATGAGTATCAACTCTTATTTATACGTGCTGTACTCACTCATGCTGAATACGATAAGGAGAATTGGAAAAATGACGAGTGGTTTAAAAATTCCTAGTAACTACTATATAAAACTAATTACCACATTTCCTCCTCGACCAATTACCAATGAAGATGAATTAATTGCTACTCAAAATCAAATTAATTCTATTTTGGATCAAGGAAATATTACACAAGATGATCGAGACTATCTGAAGGTTCTTGCTACTCTTGTTTATGATTATGAACAACAACATGAAATAATACCTACCTTAACAGGTATAGCACTCCTTCAAGCTTTGTTAGAAGAATCTAATCTGCAACCAAAAGATTTAGTTTCTATCTTAGAAAGTGAGTTAATAGTTTTAGATATTCTTAATGGTAAACGCCAATTAACAGAAAAACAAATTCAAGATTTAGCTGTGTTTTTTCAGATTGATCCTACTTATTTAGTTGCATAACTGAGTTTTCCCCTTACCTGGTAACTCCAGAAACTTCTGGCAAAAGTCAGAAAAAGAGGAAAGATGCTCTTAATAACCTCATCACTAATCCCCAATCACTCCCAATGACTACTAAAATGAGTCTTGTAACCGCCCCATTTACAAAGCGGGGAAGAGGAGATAAATAACGGATAATTATGGGTAAACAGCGCGTTTTGTCGGGAGTTCAACCAACTGGTAACTTACACTTAGGTAACTATTTAGGTGCGATTCGCAACTGGGTAGAAATTCAAGACCAGTATGAAAATTTCTTTTGTGTGGTAGATTTACACGCTATCACTGTACCGCATAATCCCGCCACTTTAGCGGCTGATACTTACAAGATTGCTGCTTTATATTTAGCTTGTGGTATTGATTTACAACACTCTCATATCTTTGTTCAGTCCCACGTT
The DNA window shown above is from Anabaena sp. WA102 and carries:
- a CDS encoding competence/damage-inducible protein A, encoding MSAEIICVGTEMLLGDILNSNAQYLAQQLAQLGIPHYYQTVVGDNPDRLKEVIEIAASRVQILIFTGGLGPTPDDLTCETIADFFGVPLIERADIVEDIAEKFAQRGRIMSANNRKQALIPQGAEILPNPTGTAPGIIWQPRPGLTIFTFPGVPSEMYRMWTETAVPFLKSQGWGKEIIYSRSLRFWGIGESALAEKVAPYFNLTNPTVAPYAGKGEVRLRISAKATDATTAEALIAPIEKQLREIAGLDYYGIDNDTLAAVVGNFLKSAGATLSVAESCTGGGLGQMLTEISGSSDYFWGGVIAYDNSVKVGLLGVNPEDLEEFGAVSATVAEQMAIGVKNRLSTTWGLSITGIAGPTGGTQTKPVGLVYIGLAGPGNEVISFEHRFGTIRGRSLIRYVSANTALDHLRRHLLTS
- a CDS encoding B12-binding domain-containing radical SAM protein — encoded protein: MKALLIWPIMPNSFWSYQETIDLAGLRSTNPPLGLITVAAMLPSDWEFRLSDRNVRLETDADWEWCDIVIISAMIIQQQDFGELIRKGKALGKKVAVGGPFATSVPEFVLEAGADYLILDEGEITIPMFVEALEKGEEKGIFRATEKPDVTTTPLPRFDLLDLNAYIAMTVQFSRGCPFQCEFCDIITLFGRKPRTKTPEQILAELDALYQMGWWRYVFIVDDNFIGNKRNAKVFLRALIPWMEERNYPFALLTEASLNLAEDDELLELMVKAGFVQVFMGIETPDVDSLVGINKPQNTRNSLVESCHKITKAGLQIMSGFILGFDGEKPGAGKRIQEFVEATCIPQAHLNLLQALPNTAMWTRLQKEGRLRDGLGEFVGSQKALMNFVPTRPMSEIAEEFVDAFWNLYEPMPYLKRTFRHFMMMEGWRAKYERNLTKPEFQFLMSICWRQGFLRSTRFVFWQQLITMARQKPHLLYDYLIALGTGEHFFKFRHEVKAEIESELTEFQQQEQEQKVISLQLEPVSK
- a CDS encoding type II toxin-antitoxin system HigB family toxin, with protein sequence MRVISKKILRDFWEKHSLAESGLLLWYQRISDSQLEKFNDVRQIFPSADLVGNFTVFNIKGNHYRLITYIDYEYQLLFIRAVLTHAEYDKENWKNDEWFKNS
- a CDS encoding helix-turn-helix domain-containing protein, with the protein product MTSGLKIPSNYYIKLITTFPPRPITNEDELIATQNQINSILDQGNITQDDRDYLKVLATLVYDYEQQHEIIPTLTGIALLQALLEESNLQPKDLVSILESELIVLDILNGKRQLTEKQIQDLAVFFQIDPTYLVA